Sequence from the Mobula hypostoma chromosome 11, sMobHyp1.1, whole genome shotgun sequence genome:
ccctcccccttctgtcttctcctatcatttcggatctcccccttcccctcccacttccaatctcttactagctcttccttcagttagtcctgatgaagggtctcggcctgagacatcgactgtacctcttcctagagatgctgcctggcctgctgcgttcactagcaactttgatgtgtgttgcttgaatttccagcagctgcagaattcctcgtgttggcaCAAATCGAATGTGTGTTCGCCCTTGCAGAACAGACAAACCCCTTTGGCTAACCAGACCATTCCCCTTCCATTAGTTCCAGGCTCAGTTTTAATCTAACTTCTCATAGTGGCCAAAGTAGAGGCAAAGCTAATTCCTTTAGCCTTAGAACAAAGTTGTAACTTAGTTTTGTTCACACCTTTGCTTAGTGCAGGAGATGGAGCATCCCAAATACAGGGTCTGTTGCAAACTTGCCTTTCCAGAAAATCAACAATACGAGCAAAAGTAGTCTTACAGTTGTGCCTTTCTTGCAGTTCAAAGACCACCATTCTCCATTTATCCCTCAGTATAAAGGGCAATTTCTTGACGACAATCGACATTATCTGTTGGAAGGTGAAACACATTTTCACTTATTGCAGCAACATGACCTTCACTGCAACATTTATGGGTTAACCATTGTTTCACATCCCCTTTAAAAGCATTGCTATAGCTACCAATGCTTGGAAAGCGTTCATTCATAACCCATAACAaagatacaaaacacaaaatacaataggCAGAATATAGatcagaagaaactcctcccatgcaTGGTGACCATGATGCTGAACCTGTATCTGGATTCAGTAACTGCGATGGttaaatatccagcatgcagcttatttcaacttttttccccagtgtgaactcagtaATGTATCACATGGTGGactgactgagtgaatcccttcccagaGTTAGACCATGGTTTCTGCCCAGAGTAAACTTGCTGCTGTGCCAGTAGGGAACCtgactgaatgaatcccttcccatgGTCTCAACAGATGTACGTCCTCTTCTCAGTCTGAATTTGTTGTTGAacattcagttgagatgactgagtgactCATTTCCCATAATCTGAACAGGTCAACAGCCCgcccccagtgtgaactcactggtgCCGAGTAGGTAGGAAggccaagtgaatcccttcccacagactgagcaggtgaatggcttctctccagtgtgaactgactggtgtgtctgcaggtggcatgaccgagtgaatcccttcccacaacctgagcaggtgaatggccactccccaaggtgaactcgctggtgtgccagtagATATGATCGCTAAGCGAATcccatcccacagtctgagcaggtgaaggATTCTATCCAGTGTGAACCTACTGATGTAGcctcagttgagatgactgagcgAATCCCTTctcacaatctgagcaggtgaacggtttctccccTGTGCGAACTCACTGGGGTGCCAGTAAGGAACCTGACCGAATGAATCCTTTgccattctgagcaggtgaatggcctctccccatgTGAATTTGCTGATGTACTTTCACttgagatgaccaagtgaatcacttcccacagtctgagcaagtCTCTCCCCAGCGTGAACTCACTTGTGTGCCAGTAGATCAGATGGCTGAGTAAATCCCTTACGAGTCTGAGAAACCCTTATCACCTGTGAGTCCCTTCCCACAAttggagcaggtgaacggtctctccccagtgtgaaatgACTGGTGTCTCCGCAGGTAGACTGACTgagtgaaccccttcccacagtctgagcaggtgaacggcctctccccattgtgaactcgctgatgtaccttcagttgagaaaactcgttagattctggactagatcctgaggattggagggtggctaatgtaaccccactttttaaaaaaggagggagagagaaaccggggaattataggccggttagcctaacgtcggtggtggggaaactgctggagtcagttatcaaggatgtgataacagcacatttggaaagcggtgaaatgattggacaaagtcagcatggatttgtgaaaggaaaatcatgtctgacgaatctcatagaattttttgaggatgtaactagtagagtggataggggagaaccagtggatgtggtatatttggattttcaaaaggcttttgacaaggtcccacacaggagattagtgtgcaaacttaaagcacacggtattgggggtaaggtattggtgtgggtgaagaattggttagcagacaggaagcaaagagtgggaataaacgggaccttttcagaatggcaggcggtgactagtggggtaccgcaaggctcagtgctgggaccccagttgtttacaatatatattaatgacttggatgagggaattaaatgcagcatctccaagtttgcggatgacacgaagctgggtggcagtgttagcagtgaggaggatgctaagaggatgcagggtgacttggataggttgggtgagtgggcaaactcatggcagatgcaatttaatgtggataaatgtgaagttatccactttggtggcaaaaataggaaaacagattattatctgaatggtggccgattaggaaaaggggaggtgcaacgagacctgggtgtcattatacaccagtcattgaaagtgggcatgcaggtacagcaggcggtgaaaaaggcgaacggtatgctggcatttatagcgagaggattcgagtacaggagcagggaggtactactgcagttgtacaaggccttggtgagaccacacctggagtattgtgtgcagttttggtcccctaatctgaggaaagacatctttgccatagagggagtacaaagaaggttcaccagattgattcctgggatggcaggtctttcatatgaagaaagactggatgaactgggcttgtactcgttggaatttagaagattgaggggggatctgattgaaacgtataagatcctaaagggattggacaggctagatgcgggaagattgttcccgatgttggggaggtccagaacgaggggtcacagtttgaggatagaggggaagccttttagggccgagattaggaaaaacttcttcacacagagagtggtgaatctgtggaattctctgccacagcaaactgttgaggccagttcattagctatgtttaaaaggaagttagatatggcccttgtggctacaggggtcagggggtatggagggaaggctgggttctgagttggatgatcagccatgatcataataaatggcggtgcaggctcgaagggccgaatggcctactcctgcacctattttctatgtttctataactcagtgaatcccttcccacagtctgagcaggtgaatggcctctccccaatGTGAACTGACTGGCATCTCTGTAGGTGGATccactgagtgaatcccttgccAAAGTCTGAGCatgtctctccccagtgtgaactcgttggtgtctctgtaggttggTCGACTTAGTGAATCCtcttccacagtctgagcaggtgaacggtctctccccagtgtgaactcgccggTGTGCCAGTAGGtaagatgatcgagtgaatcccttcccacagtccgagcagggaaatggcctctccccagtgtgaagtcgctgatgtaccttcagttgagatgactgagtgaatgccttcccacagtctgagcaggtgaacggtctctcccctgtgtgaactcgctggtgtgccaaaAGGTAAGGTGAtcgagtaaatcccttcccacagtctgagcaagtgAACGGTCTCTGCCCAGTGTGAcatcgctgatgtaccttcagagtagatgactcagtgaatcccttcccacagtctgagcatgtgaatggtctctccccagtgtgaactcgctgatgtaccttcagatgaGATGACTGGGCAAATCtctttccacagtctgagcaggtaaacggcctctccccagtgtgaactcgttgatgtaccttcagtttagaggactgagtgaatcccttcccacagtccgagcaggtgaatgaccactccccagtgtgaaccgattggtgtgccagtagttggaatgactgagtgaatcccttcccacagtcggagcaggtgaatggcctctctgcagtgtgaactgactgatgtATCTTTAAGTGGgttgactgagtgaatcccttcccacattcagagcaggtgaacggcctctccccagtgtgaattcgctgatgtgcCTTCaattgagatgactgagtgaatcccttcccacagtctgaacaggtgaatggtctcttaccagtgtgaactgactggtgtgccagtaggtcaGATGATTCAGTGAATTGCTTCTCGCAGTCTGAGCATGTGAACAGCATCTCTCCAGTGTGAAATGATCAGTGTGCCAATCAATGAGTaattgaatcctttcccacagtctgagaaGTTGAACAGCCTCTCTCCTGTTTGTACTCGGTGGTGTGCTGTGGGCCAGCTGAATAAGAGAGTTCCTTATCACACTGAAGGAAGAAGAATGATACCTCTGCTATCAATTCTCTGGCAATTCATCAAGTCAGACGTCAGAAAGATTGAATCTCTCGCATAGTCAATGCAGTTGAAGAACTGATCTCTAGTGATCAAAAGCTGGTGTGTTCTCAGCAACTCAATCCCAGAGGATTTCACTGAGTTAAAAGAGACAACTTCATTTCCGACATGAAGCACGTTTCCAGCTGGGATGAGAtactttttcttctcctagaaTCAACAACAGATATATTTGGTGTAATAAAGGAAAAATTTGGCCATccttaaatatctggacagagacatTAGAACTGGCATGCTATTGTGTTCAGATCCCTGTTCACAAATTCTTTGTCATTCCTAACATCAATTGCACACATCAATGGGTGAAAGACTGCATTTACgtgataaatatatataaagaaaaaaactgtattacaataagtatatatatgcctattaaatagttaacttaaaataaatagtgcgaggaaacagaaataaggatgtagcgagttagtgttcatgggttcaatgtccatttagaaattggaaagaggaggggaagatTGTTCTTATTATTTTGAGCTCTGGTCATGTCCCACAGCACTACAAAGAGCACATGGTATTTCATGGCTGATTCTGGAGACTTTCTACTTACTCTgacccctaccccacccccccaccacccggaGGTGATTGATTGCGCTAAACTCATCTATGGTAATGTCAATGAAtatgaagggggaggggaggggacagtTGTCTTTCCCATTGGACTGTGGCACTTTTGTGATGTGATTGTTACAGGTCACTTGTTACCCAGGAGAcaggtgtttgatatcattatgtacccagGGAGAATGGTATAAAACATTCTCATAGGTAGAAAGGTCCAGAGATCTATGTCAGGGGACTGAAACAGTAAagcatatccttatttcatgcaGGAGATTTGCACAGGAAAGACAGCAAATGTTACAACAATCACGCAAAGTAGGGctggtagagaacagtgttaaaggtttgttggaatgtggggagagtgatcgGAGAGGAAATGATTGTTTCGTTTTTTAAGGGCAACGGGACTGGATAGACTGCTTTAAAGTGAATGTAcaatgagggacaataaatcctgaagatggctGTAATGCAACaatgtggatgccaactgccgtaaaaactcaaggaagaagaagaagaaagatccAGAGAAAGAGGTAAAACAAAGGTTATTTTCTCAAGAACTAAATTTGATGGAAAGATCTTGCAGCACTAATTGATATTTTCATTCACTGGAAGGTGGACTCTTCTTCTGAGATTAACTCAAAACTGTATCTTTGTTCTGAGTTCCTAATTCTTGGATTTAGATAGGTGAAATTCGGCAGTGTCTGACAGATCCAACTGCTGGCATTCCCCCTGCCTGTGGTACCAAACACACCCGACCGATTGCTGGGGGAAGCACTAGAATGGCCATCTTGACTTCAGGTCAAGATGGCACGAGCCTACAAAGCTCCCTCGGTTGACATCTTCCCGACAGCAAACAAAAATAtcttttttacttcttttacgCCTGTTTTTCACCTCAAATATGTTCCTGGGACTGTTAAGAGTCTGCGATTTACAGTTTGGCGATCTTTGAGTGATCCAACGCTTTGTGGTCTCTGAGAAGATTCCGGGAAGCAAGAGCACGTACTCAGACGGCCTCAAAGCAAAGAAACTTCGAGACGGCATGAGCCGttgttcgactccatttcgccATTTAAAGCGTCAATTAATCACTAAAGCATTGAGAAAAACTGAGACCTGGAGGCGAACAAGAGTTTCAGCGTCAACTGCCAGCCTTTTAATCACTGCAGGAGGAGTCTGTGAGCAGCCTATCGCTGGGTGGCTCTGTGACAAGcaggtaggcctctctgcctcgtgtGATGTCCCTCTCTTTCAATGAACATCAGTGATATCATAGGATGGTATCATGGCTCTGCGTTTACGGTTTGGACGATAGCATTTaaggactgtggactttttccagacttatggtttttatattctgtggtttTTTTTAAATCGCCTGTTCCTTTTCTGTCTTGTTCTGcaaggggagggtgtttggggggggggggttgatgtccTGTTAGTTTTTTTATGTGGGGAAgggcttttttttggggggttgatGTTCCTACTCTGTTTTGTGCAGGGTGAGTGGGGTTTTTGGAGGGGGGGAAATGTAtgatcaggatgctgttcttttTCGTATCGGGGTGGGTTTGATGGCTCTCTCTGAATggttttcatgttctttctttgttttgtggctctcaggagataacaaatttcagagttgtatacgaccataagacataggagcagaattaggccatctggcccatcgagtctgctccaccattccatcatggctgatccttttttttaagaaatctcctcctcaaccccagtttccggc
This genomic interval carries:
- the LOC134353844 gene encoding zinc finger protein 239-like, producing MLFTCSDCEKQFTESSDLLAHQSVHTGKRPFTCSDCGKGFTQSSQLKAHQRIHTGERPFTCSECGKGFTQSTHLKIHQSVHTAERPFTCSDCGKGFTQSFQLLAHQSVHTGEWSFTCSDCGKGFTQSSKLKVHQRVHTGERPFTCSDCGKRFAQSSHLKVHQRVHTGERPFTCSDCGKGFTESSTLKVHQRCHTGQRPFTCSDCGKGFTRSPYLLAHQRVHTGERPFTCSDCGKAFTQSSQLKVHQRLHTGERPFPCSDCGKGFTRSSYLLAHRRVHTGERPFTCSDCGRGFTKSTNLQRHQRVHTGERHAQTLARDSLSGSTYRDASQFTLGRGHSPAQTVGRDSLSYRNIENRCRSRPFGPSSLHRHLL